From the genome of Deinococcus sp. AJ005, one region includes:
- a CDS encoding arginase, which translates to MLLSIDWDAYSGTREFVFDAPIWGTRDLEHDRLEAWRERVQKRGGGDWAALAEDFPLYPGWQELEQYAGLPAFVALSHADAWGWLERFLGRDVLNIDSHHDLASFSGDSARVRPGNWVGMGLRAGLIRQYTCVYPQWHAELPVAEGFDPDRTRAELLPLLPLEVLDRVNLTRDLPLPPPAEVEAVLLVQSPAWTNPAHDAEFLALAQRLNCETLTQPMGRLRLDR; encoded by the coding sequence ATGCTGTTGAGCATTGACTGGGACGCCTATTCCGGCACGCGCGAGTTTGTCTTTGACGCCCCGATCTGGGGAACGCGCGATCTGGAGCATGACCGTCTGGAGGCGTGGCGAGAGCGTGTTCAGAAACGTGGCGGGGGAGACTGGGCCGCGCTGGCTGAAGATTTCCCCCTTTATCCCGGCTGGCAGGAGTTGGAGCAATACGCTGGACTTCCCGCTTTTGTTGCCCTCAGTCATGCGGACGCTTGGGGATGGCTGGAACGCTTTCTGGGGCGGGACGTGCTGAACATAGATTCCCACCATGACCTCGCCAGCTTCAGCGGAGATTCTGCCCGCGTGCGCCCCGGCAACTGGGTGGGCATGGGCCTGCGCGCGGGTTTGATTCGTCAGTACACCTGCGTGTATCCGCAGTGGCACGCCGAATTGCCCGTCGCGGAGGGCTTTGACCCGGACCGCACCCGCGCCGAACTGCTGCCCCTGCTGCCGCTGGAGGTGCTGGACCGCGTGAATCTGACTCGTGATCTGCCCCTGCCCCCTCCTGCTGAAGTGGAGGCCGTGCTATTGGTGCAATCCCCCGCCTGGACTAATCCCGCCCACGACGCGGAATTTCTGGCTCTCGCCCAGCGCCTGAACTGCGAAACATTGACTCAGCCGATGGGCCGTTTGCGGTTGGACCGTTAG
- a CDS encoding GNAT family N-acetyltransferase, translated as MSLTVRPIQDGEWDAAARVLSLAQPHEPWSAEELQKRGQEQDAWDYTSGVLVAVLEGELCGMAAYSQNPGAYHPQRYVLELAVDPAQGGKGLGGALWTALEAELRGHGAQEVRILAREDHPVAPGFLERRGFTAGKRYFTGVLDVTAFDGALYRDLPGRLVAQGVRIRSLTELRAADTPDLDARLHTLMSDVRGDVPRDDPATPLSFHVFRDAVLDDPGLLPEGYLVAEVGDEWIGQTTLFRSEASPDLFTGLTGVTRGWRGRGVAMALKVAAIGVARDLGAPTIRTDNASDNAPMLRVNERLGFVRDPATVSHLRKF; from the coding sequence ATGAGCCTCACTGTCCGCCCCATTCAGGACGGCGAGTGGGACGCTGCCGCCCGCGTTCTCTCCCTGGCCCAGCCGCACGAACCCTGGAGTGCCGAGGAACTGCAAAAGCGTGGGCAGGAGCAGGATGCGTGGGACTACACGTCGGGCGTGCTGGTGGCTGTGCTTGAAGGTGAACTGTGTGGAATGGCGGCCTACTCGCAGAATCCGGGCGCGTACCATCCCCAGCGGTACGTGCTGGAACTGGCTGTGGACCCCGCGCAGGGAGGCAAGGGCTTGGGCGGCGCATTGTGGACTGCCCTGGAAGCGGAGTTGCGTGGACACGGCGCGCAGGAGGTCCGCATTCTGGCCCGTGAGGACCATCCGGTGGCCCCCGGCTTTCTGGAACGCCGTGGCTTCACGGCAGGCAAACGCTATTTCACGGGTGTGCTGGACGTGACGGCTTTTGACGGCGCACTGTACCGTGATTTGCCCGGCAGGCTGGTTGCGCAGGGCGTCCGCATCCGCAGCCTTACGGAGTTGCGGGCGGCAGATACGCCCGATCTGGACGCCCGCCTGCACACCCTGATGTCCGATGTGCGCGGTGACGTGCCGCGCGACGATCCAGCCACGCCATTGAGCTTCCATGTCTTCAGGGACGCTGTACTGGATGATCCTGGTCTGCTGCCGGAAGGCTATCTGGTGGCGGAGGTCGGAGATGAATGGATCGGCCAGACCACCCTGTTCCGTAGCGAGGCTAGCCCTGACCTGTTCACGGGGCTGACCGGAGTGACGCGTGGATGGCGGGGCCGGGGTGTGGCAATGGCCCTTAAAGTGGCGGCCATTGGTGTGGCGCGTGATCTGGGTGCGCCCACCATCCGCACCGACAACGCCAGCGACAACGCACCCATGCTGCGTGTTAACGAACGCCTGGGCTTCGTGCGTGATCCGGCGACGGTCAGCCACCTGCGGAAGTTCTGA
- a CDS encoding GNAT family N-acetyltransferase, with product MTPSTPRNFTLREFRKPQDYAAVADVLNASNPSWPLTPELLQTWDESRDPALFYTEVLAECGGRVVGAGGIGHDDFAFEEWRYGGQMGVHPDFRGQGIGTALHDELLRRVKERGAREIRTMSSDEQSDAPGRAFLEKRGYVAAWERYESRLNTVDVDLSRFDDLLAAVAADGVEFRSLTELKANPDRDRWLYELDWELFQDVPMGMTLTRRPLEAWVKQELDDPTLAPDLSFVAIRPELNDPLTGPYIGYSTLGRNPSGFYYIGMTGVKRADRGKGIAKALKVAAMRGLNALDGGEIRTFNDPPNVAMIGMNTALGFKRTSTRYRYELRLEEV from the coding sequence ATGACCCCTTCCACGCCACGGAACTTCACGCTGCGGGAATTCCGCAAACCCCAGGATTACGCCGCCGTGGCGGACGTGCTGAACGCCAGCAATCCGTCCTGGCCCCTCACGCCTGAGCTGCTCCAGACCTGGGACGAATCCCGCGATCCGGCGCTGTTCTATACCGAAGTGCTGGCCGAGTGCGGTGGGCGCGTCGTGGGTGCGGGCGGCATCGGCCACGACGATTTTGCCTTTGAAGAATGGCGTTACGGCGGCCAGATGGGGGTTCATCCGGACTTTCGCGGGCAGGGCATCGGCACAGCGCTACATGACGAATTGCTCCGGCGGGTGAAGGAGCGTGGGGCGCGTGAAATTCGCACCATGTCCAGCGACGAGCAGAGCGACGCGCCGGGCCGGGCTTTTCTGGAGAAGCGCGGCTACGTGGCGGCCTGGGAACGCTACGAGTCACGCCTGAATACGGTGGATGTAGACCTCTCGCGCTTTGACGATCTGCTGGCGGCGGTGGCCGCAGACGGCGTGGAATTCCGCTCTCTGACTGAACTTAAGGCCAATCCAGACCGGGACCGCTGGCTGTACGAACTGGACTGGGAACTGTTTCAGGACGTACCGATGGGCATGACCCTCACCAGACGCCCGCTGGAAGCCTGGGTCAAGCAGGAACTGGACGATCCCACGCTGGCCCCGGACCTTTCCTTCGTCGCCATCCGCCCCGAACTGAATGACCCGCTGACGGGTCCGTATATCGGCTACAGCACACTGGGGCGTAATCCATCGGGCTTCTATTACATCGGCATGACCGGGGTCAAGCGCGCGGACCGGGGCAAGGGCATTGCCAAAGCACTGAAGGTGGCGGCCATGCGTGGGCTGAACGCTCTGGACGGCGGTGAAATCCGCACCTTCAACGATCCGCCCAACGTCGCCATGATCGGCATGAACACGGCGCTGGGCTTCAAACGCACCTCCACCCGCTACCGCTACGAACTCAGGCTGGAAGAGGTGTGA
- a CDS encoding PIG-L deacetylase family protein, with amino-acid sequence MTDAQMKFLIIVPHPDDEVYGASGTLMNLLSEGHRCGLVTLTRGEAGRTLGLAEGPEELARMREVELAACLEVIGLTTTPGSVHEQHTFPDKYLKDQPLEALIEVAREAMTRHKPETVLTFPPNGSNGHPDHVTTHRAVKAAWDSLPEHERPVLWYYASETPPENEELRAEWLPPNLSHDVTEHITRKLQAIACHRTQALSTVDFIRKFPQRVTLETFYVVD; translated from the coding sequence ATGACAGACGCACAGATGAAGTTCCTGATCATCGTCCCCCACCCCGACGACGAGGTCTACGGCGCGTCCGGCACGCTGATGAATCTGCTTTCTGAGGGCCACCGCTGCGGGCTGGTCACCCTGACACGCGGCGAGGCGGGCCGCACCCTGGGACTGGCCGAGGGACCAGAGGAACTGGCCCGGATGCGCGAGGTGGAACTGGCCGCCTGCCTGGAGGTGATCGGCCTGACCACCACCCCCGGCAGTGTCCACGAGCAGCACACCTTTCCCGACAAGTACCTGAAAGACCAGCCGTTAGAGGCGCTGATAGAAGTGGCCCGCGAGGCCATGACCCGCCACAAGCCCGAAACCGTGTTGACCTTTCCGCCTAACGGCAGCAACGGCCACCCGGACCACGTCACCACCCACCGCGCCGTCAAGGCCGCCTGGGACAGCCTGCCAGAGCATGAGCGCCCAGTGCTGTGGTACTACGCCAGCGAAACGCCCCCCGAGAACGAGGAACTGCGCGCCGAGTGGCTGCCACCGAACCTGAGCCATGACGTGACCGAACACATCACCCGCAAATTGCAAGCCATCGCCTGCCACCGCACCCAGGCGCTGAGTACCGTGGACTTCATCCGCAAATTCCCGCAGCGTGTCACGCTGGAAACCTTCTACGTCGTGGATTGA
- the gcvT gene encoding glycine cleavage system aminomethyltransferase GcvT: MVPFGGWDMPVQYAGLKAEHDAVRNSAGMFDVSHMGEFRVTGPGALAFLQGVTTNDVSKLRPGRAHYNWLPGEAGGLIDDIYIYMVAPDEYLLVVNAGNIDKDWAHLQKHLAGHDLNLVNESDQWALLAVQGPKTVELLQPFSDTDLAAKKKNAYFAAKLFGFDVMLARTGYTGEDGFEVFIEAVQAEALWDKLLEAGIAPAGLGARDTLRLEAGFPLYGHEFSDTIHPLSSTYTWVVKDKEHLGRAHITAAPLQKLIGLKLERVPVREGYPVYADDVQVGVVTSGSSSPTLGHPIAMALVDAAHAESDSFEVEVRGKRHSAQRIGLPFYRGA, encoded by the coding sequence ATGGTGCCCTTCGGCGGCTGGGATATGCCCGTGCAGTACGCGGGCCTCAAGGCCGAACACGACGCCGTTCGCAACAGCGCGGGCATGTTTGACGTGTCGCACATGGGGGAATTCCGCGTGACTGGCCCCGGCGCGCTGGCTTTCTTGCAGGGCGTGACCACCAACGACGTGAGCAAGCTGCGCCCCGGACGCGCCCACTACAACTGGCTGCCGGGCGAGGCGGGCGGCCTGATTGACGACATCTACATCTACATGGTGGCCCCCGATGAATACCTGCTGGTGGTGAACGCCGGGAACATTGACAAGGACTGGGCGCACCTCCAGAAGCATCTGGCCGGGCATGACCTGAACCTCGTCAACGAGTCGGACCAGTGGGCGCTGCTGGCTGTTCAGGGGCCGAAGACGGTGGAACTGCTCCAGCCGTTTTCCGACACCGATCTGGCCGCGAAGAAGAAGAACGCCTACTTCGCCGCCAAGTTGTTCGGCTTTGACGTGATGCTGGCGCGCACCGGGTACACGGGCGAGGACGGTTTTGAAGTCTTTATTGAGGCGGTGCAGGCCGAGGCATTGTGGGACAAACTGCTGGAAGCAGGCATTGCCCCCGCTGGGCTGGGCGCACGCGACACGCTGCGGCTGGAGGCCGGATTCCCTCTGTACGGCCACGAATTCAGCGACACCATTCACCCGCTGAGCAGCACCTATACCTGGGTGGTCAAAGATAAAGAGCATCTGGGCCGCGCGCACATCACCGCTGCGCCGCTGCAAAAGCTGATCGGGCTGAAGCTGGAGCGCGTGCCTGTGCGCGAGGGCTATCCCGTCTACGCGGACGACGTGCAGGTTGGAGTCGTCACCAGCGGCAGCAGTAGCCCGACGCTGGGCCACCCGATTGCGATGGCCTTGGTGGACGCCGCCCACGCCGAGAGCGATAGCTTTGAAGTTGAAGTGCGTGGCAAACGGCACTCAGCGCAAAGAATTGGCCTGCCGTTCTACCGGGGCGCGTAA
- the gcvH gene encoding glycine cleavage system protein GcvH translates to MNTPSELKYAASHEWLSPDGTVGISDFAQDQLGDVVYVELPEVGREVSAGDTIAVVESVKTASDIYAPASGTITAINDELSSNPEKVNESPYEGGWLFKMDVTEASADLMDAEKYAESAE, encoded by the coding sequence ATGAATACCCCCTCTGAACTGAAGTACGCGGCCTCGCACGAGTGGCTTTCCCCCGACGGCACCGTGGGCATTTCCGACTTCGCGCAGGATCAACTGGGCGACGTGGTGTACGTGGAGCTGCCCGAAGTGGGCCGCGAGGTCAGCGCGGGCGACACGATTGCCGTGGTGGAATCCGTCAAGACCGCCAGCGACATCTACGCCCCAGCCAGCGGCACGATTACCGCCATCAATGACGAGCTGAGCAGCAATCCCGAGAAAGTTAACGAGTCGCCGTATGAAGGCGGCTGGCTGTTCAAGATGGACGTGACCGAGGCCAGCGCGGATTTGATGGACGCCGAGAAGTACGCGGAGTCGGCGGAGTAA
- the gcvP gene encoding aminomethyl-transferring glycine dehydrogenase has product MTRPLSELLNTNDFTRRHIGPSEQEQAQMLDALGLSSLDELIETTLPEAIQFHGELTAGPGVTEAQALADLKAVAQKNKVFRSYIGMGYAGTHTPGVIGRNMLENPGWYTAYTPYQAEISQGRLEMLLNFQQMVMDLTGMPVSNASLLDEATAAAEAMTLAKRSGKSKGNVFFVADDVHPQTLGVIQTRAEYFGFEIVTGNISGELPEGVFGVLAQSPSTHGELHDLSPVAEKVHAAGAALIVATDLLACALVTPPGEQGADIVVGSAQRFGVPMGFGGPHAAFLACQKGFERSMPGRVIGVSKDSRGKVALRMAMQTREQHIRREKATSNICTAQALLANMAGAFAVYHGPEGVRTIAERTHRMAGILAKALSDAGMTVNDSFFDTLTFTGDTAAIRERAEAKGINFRYDGERTGVTLDETVTVADLSDVIEAITGNAVDVLELDSGAVDGIPANLKRTSDYLTHPTFNTHHSEHGMLRYLKTLENKDYSLTHGMIPLGSCTMKLNATAEMIPVTWPEFGALHPFAPANQTEGYAQMLTELEGWLADITGYDAVSMQPNSGAQGEYAGLLTIRKYHQSRGDTHRTVCLIPASAHGTNPASAAMMGMSVVVVKTDAEGNIDFDDLKAKAEQHSENLGALMITYPSTHGVYEANVTEVCDLIHTHGGQVYLDGANMNALVGVAKPGLIGSDVSHLNLHKTFAIPHGGGGPGMGPIGVKAHLAPFLPNHSVMPTSDSHTGAVSAAPYGSASILPISYLYIRLLGARGLRESTGVALLNANYIAEKLAGAYPILYSGRNGRIAHECIIDIRPLKADSGISEEDIAKRLMDYGFHAPTMSFPVPGTLMIEPTESEPKAELDRFIAAMLGIRREIQEVQDGLIKAEDSPLKHAPHTQEDLLAAEWNRAYSREVGAFPSAAQKQWKYWPSVNRVDNVYGDRNFVCSCPPMEDWVGA; this is encoded by the coding sequence ATGACCCGTCCCCTATCCGAATTGCTGAACACCAACGACTTTACCCGCCGCCACATTGGCCCCAGCGAACAGGAGCAGGCGCAGATGCTGGACGCGCTGGGCCTGAGCAGCCTGGACGAGCTGATTGAAACCACGCTGCCCGAGGCCATCCAGTTTCACGGCGAGCTGACGGCGGGGCCGGGCGTCACCGAGGCGCAGGCACTGGCCGACTTGAAGGCCGTGGCGCAGAAGAACAAGGTGTTTCGCAGCTATATCGGGATGGGGTACGCGGGGACGCACACGCCGGGGGTCATCGGGCGCAACATGCTGGAGAATCCGGGCTGGTACACGGCCTACACGCCGTATCAGGCTGAGATCTCGCAGGGGCGGCTGGAAATGCTGCTCAACTTTCAGCAGATGGTGATGGACTTGACCGGAATGCCCGTGTCCAACGCCAGCCTGCTGGACGAGGCGACGGCGGCGGCGGAAGCCATGACCCTGGCAAAGCGCAGCGGCAAGAGCAAGGGCAACGTGTTCTTCGTGGCCGACGACGTTCACCCGCAGACGTTGGGCGTGATCCAGACGCGGGCGGAATACTTCGGGTTTGAGATCGTGACGGGCAACATCTCTGGCGAGTTGCCCGAGGGCGTGTTCGGCGTACTGGCGCAGTCTCCCAGCACGCACGGCGAGCTGCATGACCTGTCGCCCGTGGCCGAGAAGGTTCACGCGGCGGGGGCGGCGCTGATCGTCGCCACCGATTTGCTGGCCTGCGCGCTGGTGACACCTCCCGGTGAGCAGGGCGCGGATATCGTGGTGGGCAGCGCCCAGCGTTTTGGCGTGCCGATGGGCTTCGGCGGGCCGCACGCGGCGTTCCTGGCGTGCCAGAAGGGTTTTGAGCGTTCCATGCCGGGCCGCGTGATCGGCGTCAGCAAGGACAGCCGGGGCAAGGTGGCCCTGCGGATGGCGATGCAGACGCGCGAGCAGCACATCCGGCGCGAGAAGGCCACCTCCAACATCTGCACGGCGCAGGCGCTGCTGGCGAATATGGCGGGGGCGTTTGCCGTGTACCACGGGCCAGAAGGCGTCCGCACCATTGCCGAGCGCACGCACCGCATGGCCGGGATTCTGGCGAAGGCGCTGAGCGACGCGGGCATGACCGTCAACGACAGCTTCTTTGACACGCTGACCTTCACGGGCGACACGGCAGCCATCCGGGAGCGGGCAGAGGCGAAGGGCATCAACTTCCGGTACGACGGCGAACGGACTGGCGTCACACTGGATGAGACGGTCACGGTTGCTGACCTCTCCGACGTGATTGAGGCGATCACTGGAAACGCGGTGGACGTGCTGGAACTGGATTCAGGAGCGGTGGACGGCATTCCCGCCAACCTCAAGCGAACCTCCGACTACCTGACGCATCCCACGTTCAACACGCACCACAGCGAACATGGCATGTTGCGGTATCTCAAGACGCTGGAGAACAAGGATTACAGCCTGACGCACGGCATGATTCCGCTGGGCAGTTGCACCATGAAGCTGAACGCCACCGCCGAGATGATCCCGGTGACGTGGCCGGAATTCGGGGCTTTGCACCCGTTTGCCCCTGCCAACCAGACCGAAGGCTACGCGCAGATGCTGACCGAGCTGGAAGGCTGGCTGGCCGACATCACGGGTTATGACGCCGTCTCCATGCAGCCCAACAGCGGCGCGCAGGGCGAGTACGCGGGCCTGCTGACCATTCGCAAGTACCACCAGAGCCGGGGGGACACCCACCGCACGGTCTGCCTGATTCCGGCCAGCGCGCACGGCACCAACCCCGCCAGTGCGGCCATGATGGGCATGAGCGTGGTGGTGGTCAAGACCGACGCCGAGGGCAACATTGACTTTGATGACCTGAAGGCCAAGGCCGAGCAGCACAGCGAGAACCTGGGCGCACTGATGATCACCTACCCCAGCACGCACGGCGTCTACGAGGCCAACGTCACCGAGGTCTGTGACCTGATCCACACACACGGCGGGCAGGTGTATCTGGACGGGGCGAACATGAACGCGCTGGTGGGCGTTGCCAAGCCGGGGCTGATCGGCAGCGACGTGAGCCACCTAAACCTGCACAAAACATTTGCCATTCCGCACGGCGGCGGCGGGCCGGGCATGGGGCCGATTGGGGTCAAGGCGCATCTGGCCCCGTTCCTGCCCAACCACTCGGTGATGCCCACCAGTGACAGCCACACCGGGGCCGTGAGCGCCGCGCCGTATGGCAGCGCCAGCATTCTGCCGATCTCGTACCTGTACATCCGGCTGCTGGGGGCGCGTGGCCTGCGCGAAAGCACGGGCGTGGCGCTGCTGAATGCCAATTACATCGCCGAGAAACTGGCGGGCGCGTACCCGATCCTGTACAGCGGGCGCAATGGGCGGATCGCGCACGAGTGCATCATTGACATCCGGCCCCTGAAGGCCGACAGCGGCATCAGCGAGGAGGACATCGCCAAGCGGCTGATGGACTACGGGTTCCACGCCCCCACCATGAGTTTCCCGGTTCCCGGCACGCTGATGATTGAACCCACCGAGAGCGAGCCGAAGGCAGAGTTGGACCGCTTTATCGCCGCCATGCTGGGCATTCGCCGCGAGATTCAGGAGGTTCAGGACGGGCTGATCAAGGCCGAGGACAGCCCGCTGAAGCACGCGCCGCATACGCAGGAAGACCTGCTGGCCGCAGAGTGGAACCGGGCCTATAGCCGCGAAGTGGGGGCCTTCCCCAGCGCCGCGCAGAAGCAGTGGAAATACTGGCCCTCGGTGAATAGGGTGGACAACGTGTACGGTGACAGAAACTTCGTGTGTAGCTGCCCGCCGATGGAAGATTGGGTGGGGGCTTGA
- a CDS encoding TRM11 family methyltransferase, giving the protein MINAIAVLRDNIVEDGDIQLALLEVSRITGSNAILFDKNNHQYQTIDGDILALVNTRPGKAFVSFAAESDKIKSLLEKSSFLQEIFLSDSIDYIYKTSLRIGFEEKEIYFTNLFLIEFFAFIHNKIEVSTIEEAFEILIQTYTDTKKRKFRNFKKSSLYLSHDLHVYKGKFFPRFVRSLINIYSNEGDIIIDPFCGSGTTMLEAALLNRICYGIDIDPMAVMISQYKLLPKLVKQVSPKSDIDFGNILGDELTNKILRKDVKNNTQYFSEITGDIELIYRNCNSIYDIILLSDALNKKIKYRYIGIGNGRYTVELQKRKMSERYFAKKKELELNSTVIHGLVNDQNTARFITLGDASDIKVWPSEKFDLIITSPPYLPASSGRETYYSTRAVIYNILDQNSCDTDREVEPLIRADLLRMNTSAEILAYLSSNKGGNPQKDAMRFERKYEPTITYLAMMINFLKNSAIRLKRDGRLVLVVAKQHIFYSSQTQKIEFVLDSEKLYTELAAYSGLELKESISIKLDKSQAGIDKPRGKDEYSEIVLVFAVSEIR; this is encoded by the coding sequence ATGATTAATGCAATTGCGGTACTTCGTGACAACATTGTTGAGGATGGAGATATCCAATTGGCTTTGCTGGAGGTCAGTAGAATTACCGGAAGCAATGCTATTTTATTCGATAAAAATAATCATCAATACCAGACTATTGATGGAGATATCTTGGCTCTGGTAAACACTAGGCCAGGCAAGGCATTTGTCTCTTTCGCTGCTGAATCAGACAAAATCAAAAGTCTACTTGAAAAGAGTTCATTTTTGCAAGAAATCTTTCTATCAGACTCGATTGATTACATATATAAAACAAGCTTGCGGATTGGTTTTGAAGAAAAGGAAATATATTTCACAAACCTATTTTTGATAGAGTTTTTTGCATTCATTCATAATAAGATTGAAGTGAGTACGATTGAAGAGGCATTTGAAATTTTGATTCAAACATATACCGATACCAAAAAAAGAAAATTTAGAAATTTCAAAAAATCTAGTTTATATTTGAGTCACGATTTGCACGTATATAAAGGAAAATTTTTTCCTAGATTTGTTCGATCTCTTATAAATATATATAGCAATGAAGGAGATATTATTATTGATCCTTTTTGCGGAAGCGGCACTACAATGCTTGAAGCAGCTCTGCTGAATAGGATTTGCTATGGGATAGACATAGATCCAATGGCAGTAATGATATCCCAATACAAACTTTTGCCTAAATTAGTTAAACAAGTTTCGCCGAAAAGTGATATTGATTTCGGAAATATTTTAGGAGATGAATTAACAAATAAGATTCTAAGAAAAGATGTCAAGAATAATACTCAATATTTTAGTGAAATTACAGGAGATATTGAATTAATATATCGGAATTGCAATTCAATATACGACATTATTCTTTTAAGTGACGCACTGAATAAAAAAATAAAATATAGATACATTGGAATAGGTAATGGTAGATATACAGTAGAGTTACAAAAAAGAAAAATGAGTGAAAGATATTTCGCTAAGAAAAAAGAATTAGAATTAAACAGTACGGTAATTCATGGACTTGTGAACGATCAGAATACGGCTAGATTTATAACTCTGGGGGATGCCTCCGATATAAAAGTTTGGCCTAGCGAAAAATTTGATTTAATAATCACTAGCCCGCCATATCTTCCGGCATCCTCTGGGCGAGAGACTTACTACAGCACAAGAGCCGTGATCTACAATATTTTGGATCAAAACTCTTGCGATACTGATAGGGAGGTTGAGCCACTTATTAGAGCTGATTTACTTCGTATGAATACGTCTGCGGAGATACTGGCATACCTCTCTTCAAACAAAGGAGGAAATCCCCAAAAAGATGCTATGCGATTCGAGAGGAAGTACGAACCTACTATCACCTATCTGGCTATGATGATAAATTTTTTAAAGAATTCAGCAATCAGACTGAAGAGAGATGGCCGCTTAGTCTTAGTAGTTGCAAAACAACATATATTTTACTCATCCCAAACTCAGAAGATAGAATTCGTGTTGGATTCAGAGAAGCTATATACCGAGTTAGCAGCTTATTCCGGCCTGGAGTTAAAAGAATCTATCTCAATAAAATTAGATAAATCTCAAGCTGGTATAGATAAACCGCGTGGTAAGGATGAATATTCCGAAATAGTATTAGTATTCGCCGTCTCGGAAATTAGATAA
- a CDS encoding PIN domain-containing protein has product MKVERILVDSDVWSEFYRKRSGEASPQVRQLRALIVGRQVVMLGAIRQEVLSGWRHAHQFEQVRELLRAFSDLPLTERDYEQAAEYFNTCRSNGVQGSNTDFLICACSVERDIPILTKDADFERYRQFVPIKLYPNP; this is encoded by the coding sequence GTGAAAGTTGAGCGCATCCTTGTGGATAGTGACGTGTGGTCTGAGTTTTACAGGAAGCGCAGTGGAGAAGCGTCGCCACAGGTGCGGCAGCTCCGGGCGCTGATCGTCGGACGGCAAGTGGTCATGCTGGGGGCCATCCGTCAGGAGGTCTTGAGCGGCTGGCGACATGCCCACCAGTTTGAGCAAGTTCGGGAGCTGTTGCGGGCTTTCTCAGACCTTCCGCTGACCGAGCGGGACTATGAGCAGGCCGCCGAATACTTCAACACCTGCCGCAGCAATGGCGTTCAGGGCAGCAACACCGACTTCCTGATCTGCGCGTGCAGTGTGGAGCGGGATATTCCCATCCTGACCAAAGACGCGGACTTTGAGCGCTACCGTCAGTTCGTGCCGATCAAGCTGTACCCCAACCCCTAG
- a CDS encoding type II toxin-antitoxin system VapC family toxin, whose protein sequence is MSSPTHFLDTNTCIYIINKKPPQVAEVFGRHQIGDVALSSVTVAELAFGAAKSVRKGTRETLEEFLLDLMILPFDEAAAWMYGDLRARLQATGQTIGPLDLQIAAHALSAGVTLVTHNTGEFARVSGLKLENWFPE, encoded by the coding sequence ATGTCCAGCCCCACGCATTTTCTGGACACCAACACCTGTATTTACATCATCAACAAGAAGCCGCCGCAGGTGGCAGAGGTCTTTGGCCGCCACCAGATTGGAGATGTGGCGTTGAGCAGCGTCACCGTTGCTGAGCTGGCGTTCGGCGCGGCCAAAAGTGTCCGCAAAGGTACGCGCGAAACCCTGGAAGAATTCCTGCTTGACCTGATGATCCTGCCCTTCGATGAGGCGGCGGCGTGGATGTACGGCGATCTTCGCGCCCGCCTTCAAGCCACGGGCCAGACCATCGGGCCGCTTGACCTGCAAATCGCAGCTCATGCCCTGAGCGCAGGCGTCACACTGGTCACGCACAATACGGGCGAGTTTGCCCGCGTCTCTGGATTGAAGCTGGAGAACTGGTTCCCGGAGTGA
- a CDS encoding antitoxin — protein sequence MTKHPATTKTAKLFQTGRSQAVRLPKEYRFEGDEVIIKRVGDGVLLLPRNNRWKNLLSAVERFDVQLEREQPEMQERDWGEF from the coding sequence ATGACCAAGCATCCAGCCACAACAAAGACCGCCAAGCTGTTTCAGACCGGGCGCAGTCAGGCTGTGCGATTGCCCAAGGAATACCGCTTTGAGGGCGACGAGGTGATTATCAAGCGTGTGGGCGACGGCGTGTTGCTGTTGCCCCGCAACAACAGATGGAAAAACCTGCTCTCGGCGGTTGAGAGGTTTGACGTTCAGCTTGAGCGCGAACAGCCAGAGATGCAGGAACGCGACTGGGGCGAGTTCTAA